A window of Bacteroidota bacterium genomic DNA:
GAAATCATCAATATGCGAACCAGGTTTTTTACTGTTGTCCTGGAAGATATTTACCAGCCTCACAACGCCAGCGCTGTGCTGAGGTCATGCGATTGCTTTGGAATACTTGATGTACACGTGATAGAAAACCGCAACACCTTCCAGGTTAGTAAGGATGTTGCCCTGGGCGCCCAAAAGTGGTTGAATGTGTTGCATTACCGTAAGCAGGAAAATAATACCGAATCGTGTTTGCTGAAACTTCGTGATGAAGGATACCGCATTATAGCAACTACACCCCATACGAGCGATATCAGCCTGGATGATTTTCCGGCCAAAGAAAAAACAGCTTTTGTCTTCGGTACGGAACTGGAAGGTTTATCGGAAACAGCCCTTAACCTTGCTTCCGGCTATGTCAGGATCCCTATGTCGGGTTTTACCGAAAGCTTGAACATTTCTGTTTCCGTGGCTATCCTTCTGTATGAGATGACACGTAAACTTCATAAATCCAGCCTCAATTGGCAACTCAGTGATGATGAAAAAGCTGATACACTTCTTTCCTGGGCCCGACATGTTGTAAAAAGAGCCGACCTGCTCGAAGAAAACTTCAGAAAATCATATTTTTACTAAAACAAAATATTTTTATGAGTATCGGGAAACATTCAAGAAAAGTTGCAGGGTGCAGGTTGCAGGTTACATGTTGCACCCTGAATCATGAAACCTGAAACCTGACATTAATCTTTCCCGAAACTCATTAATGTTTTTAATACTTTTGTATAGGACAACAATACATTAACAATCAATTCATATGGGAAAAGGAGATCAAAAAACAGCAAAAGGGAAAAGGATCAGGGGATCATACGGTGTGCGCCGCCCCAGGAAAAATACCACTAAACCCCCTCTGGTAAGCCAGTCACAACCCAAACCGGAAAAGCCTGTGACCGAAAAACCAAAAAAGCAACCAGAATCTTCAGAGATTAACGTTGCTGTGAAGGTACCGA
This region includes:
- a CDS encoding RNA methyltransferase; translated protein: MGNDHTYDKALYEFLSGYITQHKLAKFQEIINMRTRFFTVVLEDIYQPHNASAVLRSCDCFGILDVHVIENRNTFQVSKDVALGAQKWLNVLHYRKQENNTESCLLKLRDEGYRIIATTPHTSDISLDDFPAKEKTAFVFGTELEGLSETALNLASGYVRIPMSGFTESLNISVSVAILLYEMTRKLHKSSLNWQLSDDEKADTLLSWARHVVKRADLLEENFRKSYFY
- a CDS encoding 30S ribosomal protein THX; amino-acid sequence: MGKGDQKTAKGKRIRGSYGVRRPRKNTTKPPLVSQSQPKPEKPVTEKPKKQPESSEINVAVKVPKTQDKPEPKKTETKPKTPKAAAKSKTEKPDGENKPAEESIT